The following proteins come from a genomic window of Sphaerisporangium rubeum:
- a CDS encoding HelD family protein: MPGHRLAPDIPDDQTAHRSDAGDRSTLDSTGDTGDRDTLDSTGDTGDRDTLGDTGDPVAVLDGERRHLAASRAALRAMREHAQSLSADAAGDWVSQQVLQNLLDQRVAALADHADTPLFFGRLDRFAADDLPGTVHVGRRHVHDDRSRPLVIDWRAPISRAFYQARPADPMGVRLRRRFGFRGGELTAFEDEPLDEGAPIEQSRILTEEIERPRTGPMRDIVATIQPDQDEIVREDLGRTVCVQGAPGTGKTAVGLHRAAYLLFTHREKLARSGVTIVGPNGAFLSYISSVLPALGEVKVDQTTVTGMLGGHAAPEDPAVAAVKGDARMAPVLRRALWLHINKPEDGLLITRGASRFRVADHEVREIVASLRGTTRYGPGRAALAQRLAHTVLVRMEQRGESPDDRVQDAVARSAPVKRLLDQVWPKLVPAQVLFRLLSDEAFLTAAAKNDLTAEERQTLLWRKPPRSWKSAKWSAADGALLDELADLIERTPTIGHLVVDEAQDLSAMQLRALGRRCRTGSATVLGDLAQGTTPWSARSWTDVLTHLGTEGVVTELTLGFRVPREVLDFAARLLPSIAPDLAAPRSLRPGAGSLTVRPSADVLTDLAAAVRGVLGHEGSVGVITADAAAPAASAALTTAQVEHDVLTPDGTPAHRVCVIPASLAKGLEYDHVVVLEPADIADAELRGLARLYVVLTRAVTTLTLLHTRPLPGLLG; encoded by the coding sequence ATGCCGGGACATCGACTGGCCCCCGACATACCCGACGACCAGACCGCACACCGAAGCGACGCCGGTGACCGGTCCACGCTCGACAGCACCGGCGACACCGGCGACCGGGACACGCTCGACAGCACCGGCGACACCGGCGACCGGGACACGCTCGGCGACACCGGCGATCCCGTGGCCGTGCTCGACGGCGAACGCCGGCACCTCGCCGCCTCCCGGGCCGCTCTGCGGGCCATGCGTGAGCACGCGCAGTCGCTGTCCGCCGACGCCGCGGGAGACTGGGTGTCGCAGCAGGTTCTGCAGAACCTGCTCGACCAGCGGGTGGCGGCGCTCGCCGACCACGCCGACACGCCGCTGTTCTTCGGCCGGCTCGACCGGTTCGCCGCCGACGACCTCCCCGGCACCGTCCACGTCGGCCGCCGCCACGTGCACGACGACCGCAGCAGGCCCCTGGTGATCGACTGGCGCGCGCCGATCTCCCGCGCCTTCTACCAGGCGAGGCCGGCCGACCCGATGGGGGTGCGGCTGCGCCGCCGGTTCGGCTTCCGCGGGGGGGAGCTGACGGCGTTCGAGGACGAGCCGCTGGACGAGGGTGCGCCGATCGAGCAGTCAAGGATCCTCACCGAGGAGATCGAACGGCCGCGCACCGGGCCCATGCGCGACATCGTCGCCACCATCCAGCCCGACCAGGACGAGATCGTCCGCGAGGACCTCGGCCGCACGGTGTGCGTGCAGGGAGCCCCAGGCACCGGCAAGACCGCCGTCGGCCTGCACCGGGCCGCGTACCTGCTGTTCACCCACCGCGAGAAGCTCGCCAGGTCCGGTGTCACGATCGTCGGCCCGAACGGCGCGTTCCTGTCGTACATCTCCTCGGTGCTCCCCGCGCTCGGCGAGGTGAAGGTCGACCAGACCACCGTGACCGGCATGCTCGGCGGCCACGCGGCCCCCGAGGACCCCGCCGTCGCCGCCGTCAAGGGTGACGCGCGCATGGCGCCGGTGCTGCGCCGCGCGTTGTGGCTGCACATCAACAAACCCGAGGACGGCCTGCTCATCACCCGGGGTGCCAGCCGCTTCCGGGTCGCCGACCACGAGGTACGCGAGATCGTCGCCTCGCTGCGCGGCACCACCCGGTACGGCCCCGGCCGCGCCGCGCTCGCGCAGCGGCTCGCGCACACCGTGCTGGTGCGCATGGAACAGCGCGGCGAGTCCCCCGACGACCGGGTGCAGGACGCGGTCGCGCGCTCCGCGCCGGTCAAGCGACTCCTCGACCAGGTCTGGCCGAAGCTCGTCCCCGCGCAGGTGCTGTTCCGCCTGCTCTCCGACGAGGCGTTCCTCACCGCCGCCGCCAAGAACGACCTCACCGCCGAGGAACGGCAGACGCTGCTGTGGCGCAAGCCGCCACGTTCCTGGAAGTCCGCCAAGTGGTCCGCCGCCGACGGCGCGCTGCTCGACGAACTGGCCGACCTCATCGAGCGCACCCCGACCATCGGCCACCTCGTGGTGGACGAGGCGCAGGACCTCTCCGCGATGCAGCTGCGCGCGCTCGGCCGCCGTTGCCGCACCGGCTCGGCCACCGTGCTCGGCGACCTCGCACAGGGCACCACACCGTGGTCGGCCCGCTCGTGGACCGACGTCCTCACCCACCTCGGCACCGAAGGCGTGGTCACCGAGCTGACTCTCGGCTTCCGCGTGCCGCGCGAGGTCCTCGACTTCGCCGCGCGCCTGCTGCCGTCCATCGCTCCCGATCTCGCCGCACCCCGTTCGCTGCGGCCCGGCGCCGGTTCGCTGACCGTGCGGCCGTCCGCCGACGTCCTCACCGACCTCGCCGCCGCCGTGCGCGGCGTGCTCGGCCACGAGGGCTCGGTCGGCGTCATCACCGCCGACGCCGCGGCCCCCGCCGCCTCCGCCGCGCTCACCACCGCGCAGGTGGAGCACGACGTGCTCACCCCCGACGGCACGCCGGCGCACCGGGTGTGCGTGATCCCGGCCTCACTCGCCAAGGGCCTCGAATACGACCACGTCGTCGTGCTCGAACCGGCCGACATCGCCGACGCCGAACTGCGCGGCCTCGCGCGGCTGTACGTGGTGCTCACCCGCGCGGTGACCACCCTCACTCTGCTGCACACCCGGCCCCTGCCGGGCCTGTTGGGCTGA
- a CDS encoding GNAT family N-acetyltransferase — translation MSESNLVLRPAVEGDVEAVLRFWLVAGENTDRHDTADGVRRLIARDPEALVIAELDGRMVGTLIAGWDGWRCHLYRLAVDPEARRRGVARTLLAAAEERFAELGGLRSDAMVINENVLAHQAWTALGYRQQNHASRWVKPLTGGHQTG, via the coding sequence ATGAGCGAATCGAATCTCGTGCTGCGTCCCGCCGTGGAAGGCGACGTCGAGGCGGTGCTGCGTTTCTGGCTGGTCGCGGGGGAGAACACCGATCGGCACGACACCGCCGACGGTGTCAGGCGGCTGATCGCACGAGACCCCGAGGCGCTGGTGATCGCCGAGCTGGACGGCCGCATGGTCGGCACGTTGATCGCGGGCTGGGACGGGTGGCGCTGCCACCTGTACCGCCTCGCGGTCGACCCGGAGGCCCGCCGCCGCGGCGTCGCACGCACGTTGCTCGCCGCCGCCGAGGAGCGCTTCGCCGAGCTCGGCGGCCTGCGTTCCGACGCCATGGTCATCAACGAGAACGTCCTCGCACACCAGGCGTGGACCGCGCTCGGCTATCGGCAGCAGAACCACGCCTCCCGCTGGGTCAAACCCCTGACCGGCGGCCACCAGACCGGCTGA